Proteins encoded together in one Novipirellula caenicola window:
- the mdh gene encoding malate dehydrogenase, whose amino-acid sequence MRRAKITVIGAGNVGATCAHWCAAAELGDIVLLDIPQTEDMPRGKALDLMQASPIMGFDSNIVGTTSYADTADSDVIVVTAGIPRKPGMSRDDLLNTNAKIITSVGEQIKATSPNAVVIVVSNPLDAMVQQMWKVTGFDKAKVCGQAGVLDTARYRTFLAMELGVSVEDISALLMGGHGDTMVPIPSCTSVGGIPVTQLIDRARLDEIVERTRKGGAEIVSLLKTGSAYYAPAAACAQMVEAVVRDKKRVIPVAALCESEYGVGGYYVGVPVVMGSGGVEKIIELDLTDSEKADFQNSVDAVKGLVATMDQLLSS is encoded by the coding sequence ATGCGCCGAGCAAAAATTACCGTCATCGGAGCCGGAAACGTCGGAGCCACCTGTGCTCATTGGTGTGCTGCTGCAGAGTTAGGTGACATCGTTCTGTTGGACATCCCCCAGACCGAAGACATGCCGCGTGGAAAAGCGCTGGACCTGATGCAAGCTTCGCCCATCATGGGTTTCGATTCCAACATCGTTGGGACGACAAGCTATGCCGACACGGCCGACAGCGATGTCATCGTCGTGACTGCAGGTATCCCTCGCAAACCAGGGATGAGTCGTGATGATTTGCTCAACACCAATGCCAAGATCATCACCTCGGTTGGCGAGCAGATCAAAGCCACCAGCCCCAATGCGGTTGTCATCGTCGTCAGCAATCCGCTGGACGCGATGGTCCAACAAATGTGGAAAGTGACTGGATTTGACAAGGCCAAGGTGTGTGGGCAAGCGGGCGTTTTGGACACCGCGCGATACCGCACTTTTTTGGCGATGGAATTGGGCGTCAGCGTCGAAGACATCAGTGCCCTGTTGATGGGCGGACACGGCGACACGATGGTGCCGATCCCAAGCTGCACCAGCGTCGGCGGAATCCCGGTCACACAGTTGATCGACCGTGCACGATTGGACGAAATCGTCGAACGCACTCGCAAGGGCGGAGCCGAGATTGTTTCGCTGTTGAAAACCGGCAGTGCCTACTACGCACCCGCCGCGGCGTGTGCCCAGATGGTCGAAGCCGTCGTTCGTGACAAGAAGCGTGTCATCCCGGTGGCGGCGCTTTGTGAGTCCGAGTACGGAGTCGGTGGCTACTACGTGGGTGTGCCGGTCGTGATGGGCAGTGGCGGGGTCGAAAAGATCATCGAACTCGACTTGACTGACTCCGAAAAAGCGGACTTCCAGAACAGCGTCGACGCAGTCAAAGGCTTGGTTGCAACGATGGATCAATTGCTATCGTCCTAA
- a CDS encoding response regulator, whose translation MTRENSSDDAVEKSSDSEKDLAPTTAAASGGKRILIVDDDHEIIESVRYALEGAGHEVVIARDGNQGLALAERENPDLMILDMMMPKRSGFLVLEKLRRVRDVPLPVIMITGNEGSRHKAYAELLGVSDYIRKPFPMDRLIKAVNKLLES comes from the coding sequence ATGACCCGCGAGAACAGCAGCGACGATGCCGTCGAGAAGAGCTCCGATTCCGAAAAAGACCTTGCGCCCACCACTGCCGCAGCTTCGGGTGGCAAGCGGATTTTGATTGTCGATGACGATCATGAAATCATTGAATCGGTTCGCTATGCACTTGAAGGCGCAGGTCACGAAGTCGTCATTGCTCGCGATGGAAATCAAGGGCTTGCACTCGCCGAACGCGAAAACCCCGATCTGATGATTTTGGACATGATGATGCCCAAACGCAGTGGTTTTCTGGTGCTTGAAAAACTGCGACGCGTCCGTGATGTGCCTTTGCCCGTGATCATGATTACCGGCAACGAAGGAAGTCGTCACAAGGCGTATGCGGAATTGCTTGGGGTGAGCGACTACATTCGCAAGCCGTTCCCGATGGATCGTTTGATCAAAGCTGTCAACAAGTTGCTCGAGTCGTGA
- a CDS encoding alpha/beta hydrolase: MPEDEPGLNFAGNSDSFLQDCSWQGSVHDSVHDSGSGVDGIPSPFDQFKGVGARTAFFLPLHYEPNYAYPLLIWLHSDGFNENQVTQVMPHISLRNYVGVGVRASCAIDSSGHRYEWRTRPGAIQTAYENVMQAIDEARERFSVNPSRIVLAGYQSGGAMAMRIALRDPKRFAGVVSLGGRMPSGGRALSNLSDLRERRLPMLWQWATESSLFDSSELDEDMRRAMMIRAQLEIRQYCDDDEMNTVTLADINQWIMDKVVAGAGNSGSSDRWASSPTRFSSN; the protein is encoded by the coding sequence ATGCCCGAAGACGAACCTGGTCTAAATTTCGCCGGCAACTCCGATAGCTTTCTTCAGGATTGCAGTTGGCAAGGTTCGGTACACGATTCCGTCCATGATTCGGGATCCGGTGTCGATGGTATCCCTAGTCCCTTTGATCAATTCAAAGGCGTCGGAGCACGGACGGCATTCTTTTTGCCCCTGCATTACGAACCCAATTACGCATATCCGCTGCTGATTTGGCTGCATAGCGATGGGTTCAACGAAAACCAAGTCACGCAAGTCATGCCGCACATCAGTCTGCGGAATTACGTTGGCGTGGGAGTCCGCGCTAGCTGTGCGATCGATTCTTCGGGGCATCGCTATGAATGGCGGACCCGGCCGGGAGCCATCCAAACCGCTTACGAAAACGTAATGCAAGCAATCGATGAGGCGCGAGAGCGTTTCTCGGTGAATCCATCCCGGATCGTGTTGGCGGGCTATCAAAGTGGTGGCGCTATGGCAATGCGAATTGCGCTTCGTGATCCGAAACGATTCGCGGGAGTCGTCTCACTCGGAGGCCGGATGCCGAGCGGCGGACGTGCGTTATCAAATTTGTCCGATTTGCGTGAGCGACGTTTGCCGATGCTTTGGCAATGGGCAACCGAAAGCTCGCTGTTTGATTCGTCCGAGCTCGACGAAGACATGCGACGTGCGATGATGATTCGTGCTCAGCTCGAAATTCGCCAGTACTGCGATGACGATGAGATGAATACGGTCACCTTGGCCGATATCAATCAGTGGATCATGGACAAGGTGGTCGCCGGCGCCGGGAATAGCGGTTCCAGCGATCGTTGGGCATCGTCGCCCACTCGATTCTCGTCCAACTGA